Proteins encoded in a region of the Streptomyces liliiviolaceus genome:
- a CDS encoding DUF3090 domain-containing protein, whose protein sequence is MSRQVFLYDPPDRFVAGTVGLPGRRTFFLQASSGPRVTSVALEKTQVAALAERMDELLDEVVRRTGGIAPVPVLPPTAVSDTAPLDTPVEEEFRVGTMALAWDGDEQRMIVEAQALVELDADSEEDLAAAEEELLQDEENGPPMLRVRLTGAQARAFAKRALEVVNAGRPPCPLCSLPLDPEGHVCPRQNGYRREA, encoded by the coding sequence GTGTCCCGTCAGGTGTTCCTCTACGACCCGCCGGACCGTTTCGTAGCCGGTACGGTCGGGCTGCCAGGGCGCCGTACCTTCTTCCTGCAGGCCTCCTCCGGCCCCCGGGTGACCAGTGTCGCCCTGGAGAAGACGCAGGTCGCGGCGCTCGCCGAACGAATGGACGAGCTTCTCGACGAGGTCGTACGGCGCACCGGCGGCATCGCCCCCGTCCCCGTGCTGCCCCCGACGGCGGTCTCCGACACCGCCCCGCTCGACACGCCCGTCGAGGAGGAGTTCCGGGTCGGCACCATGGCCCTCGCCTGGGACGGCGACGAGCAGCGCATGATCGTCGAGGCCCAGGCGCTCGTGGAGCTGGACGCCGACTCCGAGGAGGACCTGGCCGCTGCCGAGGAGGAACTGCTCCAGGACGAGGAGAACGGGCCGCCGATGCTGCGCGTGCGCCTCACCGGCGCACAGGCCCGCGCCTTCGCCAAGCGCGCCCTCGAAGTCGTCAACGCGGGCCGGCCGCCCTGCCCGCTGTGCAGTCTCCCGCTCGACCCGGAAGGACACGTATGTCCGCGCCAGAACGGATACCGTCGCGAGGCGTGA
- a CDS encoding NHL repeat-containing protein: MALADRSFARRRLLTTAAAVGGATLLGGTAHAAERREKAWPDRFPLPAGFQPEGIAIGSAPYAYFGSLADGSLYRASLATGRGSVISRGPGAGHPSVGLKIDGHGRLFVSGGAGGDLRTVDSRTGRIERTYAVGGSFVNDVILTPRAAWFTDSFAPRLYRLALDGHGRPGAVTTVPLSGDWQQGPDFTANGIERTPDGGALMVVNVFVGGGTLMRVDPATGAASAVDLGGALLPNGDGLLLLGRTLYVVQQQQNAIDVFRLNAAGTKGRALTRITDPRFRIPTTAAAWGDRLYLPNARFDVEPTPDTDYDAVAVSQV, from the coding sequence GTGGCACTCGCAGACCGTTCCTTCGCACGTCGAAGACTCCTCACCACGGCCGCCGCCGTCGGCGGCGCGACACTCCTGGGCGGCACGGCGCACGCGGCCGAAAGGCGGGAGAAGGCCTGGCCCGATCGCTTTCCGCTGCCGGCCGGCTTCCAGCCGGAGGGCATCGCCATCGGCTCGGCCCCGTACGCGTACTTCGGATCGCTCGCCGACGGCTCCCTCTACCGCGCGAGCCTCGCCACCGGGCGGGGCTCCGTCATCAGCCGGGGCCCCGGCGCCGGACACCCCAGCGTGGGCCTGAAGATCGACGGGCACGGCCGGCTGTTCGTCAGCGGCGGGGCCGGCGGCGATCTGCGGACCGTCGACTCCCGCACGGGCAGGATCGAGAGGACGTACGCCGTCGGCGGCTCGTTCGTGAACGACGTGATCCTCACCCCGCGCGCGGCCTGGTTCACCGACTCGTTCGCGCCCCGGCTCTACCGGCTGGCCCTCGACGGGCACGGGCGGCCCGGAGCGGTCACCACCGTGCCGCTGAGCGGCGACTGGCAGCAGGGCCCGGACTTCACCGCCAACGGCATCGAGCGCACCCCGGACGGCGGCGCGCTCATGGTCGTGAACGTCTTCGTCGGCGGCGGCACGCTCATGCGGGTGGACCCGGCCACCGGAGCCGCGAGCGCCGTCGACCTCGGCGGCGCCCTGCTGCCCAACGGGGACGGCCTGTTGCTCCTCGGCAGGACCCTGTACGTCGTTCAGCAGCAGCAGAACGCCATCGACGTGTTCCGGCTGAACGCCGCCGGGACGAAGGGGAGGGCCCTCACCCGGATCACCGACCCGCGCTTCCGCATCCCGACCACGGCCGCCGCGTGGGGCGACCGCCTGTACCTCCCGAACGCACGCTTCGACGTCGAACCGACGCCGGACACGGACTACGACGCGGTGGCGGTGTCCCAGGTGTGA
- a CDS encoding amidohydrolase: MTVPSPRPATAAATADLLVHGGDVLTVDEAGTIVPDGAVAVRDGEIVEVGPAGELRARYADAETLDASGCLVLPGLVNAHTHLAMTLLRGRADDVTLQGFLERVIRWESELLSPENVATAIRVAIAESVRAGVTSALDMYWFHEAAERVAHEAGWRLHTGPTFMDVPDPADGIAYEDRLAWARRDLAGRTARPGTRPVLFAHSAYTLSPEQLTEIAALAREFGALLHIHAAENATEVATVEVRHGKRPVELLDSLGLLGPDLLLAHTVDLTGAEIAALARTGTSVAHCPVSNLKLGCGIAPVPRLLSAGVTVGLGTDGAVSSNTLDVLRALGLAALVHKAGGDPTAVGAEQAVRMATIEGARALGLDARLGSLEAGKRADLIVLDLAGPHLAPRHDPWSTLAYAARADDVRDTVVDGRVLMRGRTLTTLDEGAALAELAALVSRSDLA; encoded by the coding sequence GTGACCGTCCCCTCCCCACGCCCCGCGACCGCCGCCGCCACCGCGGACCTCCTCGTGCACGGCGGTGACGTGCTGACCGTCGACGAGGCCGGCACGATCGTGCCCGACGGGGCCGTGGCCGTCCGCGACGGCGAGATCGTCGAGGTCGGCCCGGCCGGGGAACTGCGCGCGCGGTACGCCGACGCCGAGACCCTCGACGCGAGCGGCTGTCTCGTGCTGCCCGGCCTGGTCAACGCGCACACCCATCTGGCGATGACGCTGCTGCGCGGCCGCGCCGACGACGTGACGCTGCAAGGGTTCCTGGAGCGGGTGATCCGCTGGGAGAGCGAGCTGCTGTCGCCGGAGAACGTCGCGACGGCGATCCGGGTCGCGATCGCGGAGAGCGTACGGGCCGGGGTGACCTCGGCGCTCGACATGTACTGGTTCCACGAGGCCGCCGAGCGGGTCGCACACGAGGCGGGCTGGCGGCTGCACACGGGCCCGACCTTCATGGACGTACCGGACCCGGCCGACGGCATCGCGTACGAGGACCGGCTGGCCTGGGCCCGGCGCGACCTGGCGGGCCGTACGGCGCGGCCCGGTACGCGTCCTGTCCTGTTCGCGCACTCCGCCTACACCCTCTCCCCCGAGCAGCTGACCGAGATCGCGGCGCTGGCACGGGAGTTCGGCGCGCTGCTGCACATCCACGCGGCGGAGAACGCCACCGAGGTCGCCACCGTCGAGGTCCGGCACGGGAAGCGGCCGGTCGAACTGCTCGACTCGCTCGGACTGCTCGGCCCCGATCTGCTGCTGGCCCACACCGTGGACCTCACCGGAGCCGAGATCGCCGCGCTGGCCCGTACCGGCACGTCGGTCGCGCACTGTCCGGTGTCCAACCTCAAGCTGGGCTGCGGCATCGCCCCCGTCCCGCGGTTGCTGAGCGCGGGCGTGACGGTCGGCCTCGGCACGGACGGCGCGGTCAGCTCCAACACCCTGGACGTCCTGCGCGCGCTGGGCCTGGCCGCCCTGGTGCACAAGGCCGGCGGGGACCCCACGGCCGTCGGCGCCGAGCAGGCCGTCCGGATGGCCACGATCGAGGGCGCCCGCGCGCTGGGACTGGACGCCCGACTGGGTTCGCTGGAGGCCGGCAAGCGTGCCGACCTGATCGTCCTGGACCTGGCCGGCCCGCATCTGGCGCCCCGCCACGACCCCTGGTCGACGCTCGCGTACGCGGCCCGCGCCGACGACGTACGGGACACGGTCGTCGACGGCCGGGTCCTGATGCGCGGCCGTACGCTCACCACGCTCGACGAGGGCGCGGCGCTCGCGGAGCTGGCGGCTCTCGTGTCACGGTCCGACCTCGCGTGA
- a CDS encoding S8 family peptidase produces MTDQVQPEQGPGASGPGPDGAGFNYRGAEQELIVVARPEPRLRAGAQGVRSAAGADVSALTMFLSDEQLALEPLFGSEERLRSAAPPPADGAETLPDLGLFYRVRGGEERAQELRSRIAALPEIATAYVKPAAVPASVGSVGQSADETRRHKEGAPVTPDFTSRQGYLRPAPEGVDAYWAWQRPGGSGQGVTVIDVEGAWQLGHEDLAAKLAGVVVGTPIQDLAWRNHGTAVIGVIGGDRNEYGITGIAPDSVTAAASFHGIGTAAAIHAAADRLGPGDIILIELHRPGPRFDYQQRDDQRGYTPVEWWPDDFAAIRYATARGIIVVEAAGNGGESLDDAVYERRPDEFPEWWRNPFNPSHQSSGAILVGAGAPPPGTHGRDHGPDRSRLAFSNYGARVDAQGWGREVTTTGGFWDRPGDLQGGAEEIAWFTDTFSGTSSASPVVVGALAALQGMLRAAGQESMTPEKARKVLRATGSPQQDAPGRPASQRIGSRPDIKAAVAHLLPGAVGSGQAERYWDELVPYPRELPPRLRLYVAGGWRSLHNPSPEIRQSVQAAFAGGRPDVRVWFSDDEIVGLVVTG; encoded by the coding sequence ATGACCGACCAGGTACAGCCGGAGCAGGGCCCGGGAGCGTCCGGACCGGGGCCCGACGGAGCGGGATTCAACTACCGGGGAGCCGAGCAGGAGCTGATCGTCGTCGCTCGGCCCGAGCCCCGACTGCGCGCCGGGGCCCAGGGGGTCCGTTCGGCGGCCGGCGCCGATGTGTCGGCACTCACCATGTTCCTCAGTGACGAACAGCTCGCCCTTGAGCCGCTGTTCGGCAGCGAGGAGCGGCTCCGGTCGGCGGCCCCGCCACCGGCCGACGGCGCCGAGACACTGCCCGACCTCGGCCTGTTCTACCGGGTACGGGGCGGCGAGGAACGGGCCCAGGAACTGCGTTCACGGATCGCCGCGCTGCCGGAGATCGCCACGGCGTACGTGAAACCGGCCGCCGTACCGGCCTCCGTGGGCTCCGTCGGCCAGAGCGCCGACGAGACCAGGCGCCACAAGGAGGGCGCCCCCGTCACACCCGACTTCACCAGCCGTCAGGGCTATCTGCGCCCCGCACCCGAGGGCGTGGACGCGTACTGGGCCTGGCAGCGGCCCGGCGGGTCCGGCCAGGGCGTCACCGTGATCGACGTGGAGGGAGCCTGGCAGCTGGGCCACGAGGACCTCGCGGCGAAGCTCGCGGGCGTCGTCGTGGGCACCCCGATCCAGGACCTGGCCTGGCGCAATCACGGGACCGCCGTGATCGGGGTGATCGGCGGCGACCGCAACGAGTACGGGATCACCGGCATCGCGCCGGACAGCGTGACCGCGGCCGCCTCCTTCCACGGCATCGGCACGGCGGCGGCGATCCACGCGGCGGCCGACCGGCTCGGCCCCGGCGACATCATCCTGATCGAACTGCACCGCCCGGGACCGCGGTTCGACTACCAGCAGCGCGACGACCAGCGCGGTTACACCCCCGTCGAGTGGTGGCCCGACGACTTCGCGGCCATCCGGTACGCGACCGCCCGCGGCATCATCGTGGTGGAGGCCGCCGGCAACGGCGGCGAGTCGCTGGACGACGCCGTGTACGAACGCCGCCCCGACGAATTCCCCGAGTGGTGGCGCAACCCCTTCAACCCGTCCCACCAGTCCTCCGGCGCGATCCTGGTCGGCGCGGGCGCCCCGCCGCCCGGCACCCACGGCCGCGACCACGGCCCGGACCGCTCGCGACTGGCGTTCTCCAACTACGGGGCGCGGGTGGACGCGCAGGGGTGGGGCCGCGAGGTCACCACGACCGGCGGCTTCTGGGACCGGCCCGGCGATCTGCAGGGCGGCGCCGAGGAGATCGCCTGGTTCACGGACACCTTCTCCGGGACGTCCTCCGCCTCCCCGGTGGTGGTCGGCGCCCTGGCCGCGCTGCAGGGCATGCTCAGGGCGGCCGGTCAGGAGTCGATGACCCCGGAGAAGGCGCGCAAGGTGCTGCGGGCGACCGGGTCCCCGCAGCAGGACGCGCCGGGCCGGCCCGCGTCGCAGCGGATCGGCAGCCGGCCGGACATCAAGGCGGCGGTGGCCCATCTGCTGCCGGGGGCGGTCGGTTCGGGCCAGGCCGAACGGTACTGGGACGAACTGGTGCCCTATCCGCGTGAACTCCCGCCCAGGCTCCGGCTCTACGTGGCCGGCGGCTGGCGGAGCCTGCACAACCCGTCTCCCGAGATCCGCCAGTCGGTGCAGGCCGCCTTCGCCGGTGGCAGGCCCGACGTACGGGTCTGGTTCTCGGACGACGAGATCGTCGGCCTGGTCGTCACGGGCTGA
- a CDS encoding histidine phosphatase family protein translates to MPTLILVRHGRSTANTAGLLAGWTPGVALDERGSAQAAALPGRLADIPLAEIVSSPLQRCQETIQPLLDARPALTAHSDDRIGECHYGDWSGRKLAELSGEPLMEVVQAHPSAAAFPGGESMRAMQTRAAAAVREWNARVERDHGGDAVYLMCSHGDIIKSLVADALGLHLDLFQRISVEPCSITAIRYTRLRPFLLRLGDTGDLASLAPREEPSGGDAAVGGGAGAP, encoded by the coding sequence ATGCCCACCTTGATCCTTGTCCGGCACGGACGCTCCACCGCCAACACCGCGGGACTCCTCGCCGGATGGACACCCGGCGTCGCCCTCGACGAGCGCGGCAGCGCGCAGGCGGCGGCCCTGCCCGGGCGCCTCGCGGACATCCCGCTCGCCGAAATAGTCAGCAGCCCCCTCCAGCGCTGCCAGGAGACGATCCAGCCGCTCCTCGACGCCCGTCCCGCCCTGACGGCCCACTCCGACGACCGCATCGGGGAGTGCCACTACGGAGACTGGTCCGGCCGCAAACTCGCCGAGCTGTCGGGCGAGCCGCTGATGGAGGTCGTCCAGGCACACCCCTCCGCCGCCGCGTTCCCCGGCGGTGAGTCCATGCGCGCGATGCAGACCCGCGCCGCCGCGGCGGTACGGGAGTGGAACGCGCGCGTGGAGCGCGATCACGGCGGCGACGCCGTCTATCTCATGTGCTCGCACGGCGACATCATCAAGTCGCTCGTGGCCGACGCACTCGGTCTTCATCTGGACCTCTTCCAGCGGATCTCCGTAGAACCGTGTTCCATCACCGCGATCCGTTACACACGACTGCGGCCATTTCTCCTACGGCTCGGGGACACCGGCGATCTCGCCTCCCTCGCGCCGCGCGAGGAGCCGTCCGGCGGCGACGCCGCGGTCGGGGGCGGTGCGGGCGCACCGTGA
- a CDS encoding SCO1664 family protein has translation MSAPERIPSRGVTTAELLTEGELTVRGRIREASNAVLLCDVSYEGREATCVYKPVAGERPLWDFPDGTLAQREVAAYEVSEATGWGLVPTTVLREGPYGRGMCQLWIEPPDDEPEDGHGDAGQVIEGGAGLLALVDAEEPGEGWKAIGLAEVGEGRTALLVHADDERLRRLAVLDAVINNADRKGGHLLPTSGGRLYGIDHGVTFNAENKLRTLLWGWAGEKLTPEAVEALERLRDALGGPLGVRLGELITEAELDATRARVADLLASGRHPGPSGEWPAIPWPPV, from the coding sequence ATGTCCGCGCCAGAACGGATACCGTCGCGAGGCGTGACCACGGCCGAACTGCTCACCGAGGGCGAGCTGACCGTCCGCGGCCGCATCCGGGAGGCCTCGAACGCGGTACTGCTGTGCGACGTGTCGTACGAGGGACGCGAGGCGACCTGCGTCTACAAGCCGGTCGCCGGCGAGCGCCCGCTGTGGGACTTCCCCGACGGCACCCTCGCCCAGCGTGAGGTCGCGGCCTACGAGGTGTCCGAGGCCACCGGCTGGGGGCTCGTCCCGACCACCGTGCTGCGCGAAGGACCGTACGGCCGGGGCATGTGCCAGCTGTGGATCGAGCCGCCGGACGACGAACCGGAGGACGGCCACGGCGACGCAGGCCAGGTCATCGAGGGAGGCGCCGGGCTGCTCGCGCTCGTCGACGCCGAGGAGCCCGGTGAGGGCTGGAAGGCCATCGGCCTCGCCGAGGTCGGCGAGGGGCGCACCGCCCTGCTCGTGCACGCCGACGACGAACGGCTGCGCCGGCTCGCCGTCCTCGACGCGGTGATCAACAACGCGGACCGCAAGGGCGGGCATCTGCTGCCCACCTCCGGGGGACGGCTGTACGGAATCGACCACGGCGTGACGTTCAACGCCGAGAACAAGCTGCGGACGCTGTTGTGGGGCTGGGCGGGGGAGAAGCTCACCCCTGAGGCCGTCGAGGCCCTGGAACGGCTCAGGGACGCCCTGGGAGGGCCGCTGGGCGTACGGCTGGGGGAACTGATCACCGAGGCGGAACTGGACGCCACACGCGCCCGTGTGGCCGATCTGCTCGCCTCCGGACGGCATCCCGGGCCCTCGGGGGAGTGGCCCGCGATCCCTTGGCCACCCGTATAG
- a CDS encoding PAC2 family protein yields MIELDGVPELVDPVMVAAFEGWNDAGDAASTAVAHLDSEWKGEVFAALDAEDYYDFQVNRPTVWLDGGVRKITWPTTRLSVVRVGGDKPRDLVLVRGIEPSMRWRSFCNELLGFAHELGVELVVILGALLGDTPHTRPVPVSGVTSDPDLARTMDLEETKYEGPTGIVGILQEACTHAGVPAVSLWAAVPHYVSQPPNPKATLALLNRLEDLIDLRIPLGELPEDARAWQVGVDQLAAEDSEVAEYVQTLEEARDTAELPEASGEAIAREFERYLRRRDGSGPGAAPGSHATESGDPGTYLRDTPGGRPKPLRPQRPETTEDTPGSDSDGEAPGTTGSGDSKEPPESSED; encoded by the coding sequence GTGATCGAGCTCGACGGGGTTCCCGAGCTGGTCGACCCGGTCATGGTGGCCGCGTTCGAGGGCTGGAACGACGCCGGCGACGCCGCCTCCACCGCGGTCGCGCATCTGGACAGCGAGTGGAAGGGCGAGGTGTTCGCGGCGCTCGACGCCGAGGACTACTACGACTTCCAGGTCAACCGGCCCACGGTGTGGCTGGACGGCGGGGTACGCAAGATCACGTGGCCGACGACAAGGTTGTCAGTGGTCCGGGTGGGCGGCGACAAACCGCGGGACCTGGTGCTGGTGCGGGGCATCGAACCGTCCATGCGCTGGCGCTCCTTCTGCAACGAGCTGCTCGGCTTCGCCCATGAGCTGGGCGTGGAGCTGGTGGTGATCCTCGGCGCACTGCTGGGTGACACCCCGCACACGCGTCCGGTGCCGGTCAGCGGGGTCACCTCCGACCCGGACCTGGCCCGCACGATGGATCTGGAGGAGACCAAGTACGAGGGCCCCACGGGCATCGTCGGCATCCTCCAGGAGGCGTGCACGCACGCGGGTGTACCGGCGGTGTCGCTGTGGGCGGCCGTGCCGCACTACGTGTCGCAGCCCCCGAACCCGAAGGCGACGCTGGCCCTGCTGAACCGCCTGGAGGACCTGATCGACCTGCGGATCCCGCTGGGCGAGCTGCCCGAGGACGCCCGGGCCTGGCAGGTGGGCGTGGACCAGCTGGCCGCGGAGGACAGCGAGGTCGCGGAGTACGTGCAGACGCTGGAGGAGGCCCGGGACACCGCCGAGCTGCCGGAGGCGTCGGGCGAGGCGATCGCCCGTGAGTTCGAGCGCTATCTGCGCAGACGGGACGGGAGCGGGCCGGGCGCGGCGCCGGGCAGCCATGCCACGGAGAGCGGCGACCCCGGCACGTACCTCCGGGACACCCCGGGCGGCCGTCCGAAGCCGCTCCGCCCGCAGCGGCCGGAGACGACCGAGGACACTCCCGGCTCCGACTCCGACGGGGAGGCGCCGGGCACCACGGGCTCCGGGGACTCGAAGGAGCCGCCGGAGTCGTCGGAGGACTGA
- a CDS encoding nucleoside phosphorylase has translation MTQEQAPQDLAPITRIPRTGLPARAVVVGDPARAAIVAALLDGAEEVSYHREYRAFRGTWKGVPVVVASHGVGAPGAILLFQELADAGVSTFVRFGTAGAMRPGIQDGDLVIAEAAVRDDGVTQQLLPPEYPAVATPEAVLALQLAAREQGAPHHRGLVWTRAAFQPGLIPLFSYDGAGLAAIEMELSALYVTASLRGLTAGGVLVIDGANADELVDEAGTGGYNPHREVVATGVERGSVVALEALRLLAEAEERAL, from the coding sequence ATGACGCAGGAACAGGCCCCGCAGGACCTGGCCCCCATCACCCGCATACCCCGCACCGGGCTGCCCGCGCGGGCCGTCGTCGTCGGCGATCCGGCGCGCGCCGCGATCGTCGCCGCGCTGCTGGACGGCGCCGAGGAGGTGTCGTACCACCGCGAATACCGTGCTTTCAGGGGGACTTGGAAGGGTGTGCCGGTGGTCGTCGCCTCACACGGGGTGGGTGCGCCGGGTGCGATCCTGCTCTTCCAGGAGCTGGCGGACGCGGGCGTGTCCACCTTTGTGCGGTTCGGTACGGCGGGTGCGATGCGGCCCGGCATCCAGGACGGCGACCTGGTCATCGCGGAGGCGGCGGTGCGCGACGACGGGGTGACCCAGCAGTTGCTGCCGCCCGAGTATCCGGCGGTGGCCACCCCGGAGGCGGTGCTCGCGCTCCAGTTGGCGGCACGTGAGCAGGGCGCTCCGCACCACCGCGGCCTGGTGTGGACGCGGGCCGCGTTCCAGCCTGGGCTGATACCCCTGTTCTCGTACGACGGGGCGGGTCTCGCGGCCATCGAGATGGAGCTGTCCGCGCTGTATGTGACGGCCTCCCTGCGCGGGCTGACCGCGGGCGGGGTGCTGGTGATCGACGGCGCGAACGCCGACGAGCTGGTCGACGAGGCCGGTACCGGCGGCTACAACCCGCACCGCGAGGTCGTCGCGACGGGTGTGGAGCGCGGCTCGGTGGTCGCGCTGGAAGCCCTGCGTCTGCTGGCCGAGGCCGAGGAGCGCGCGCTGTGA
- the mshC gene encoding cysteine--1-D-myo-inosityl 2-amino-2-deoxy-alpha-D-glucopyranoside ligase, whose translation MHAWPASEVPALPGKGRDLRIHDTATGGPVTLDPGPVARIYVCGITPYDATHIGHAATYNAFDLVQRVWLDTKRQVHYVQNVTDVDDPLLERAARDNVDWVSLAEQETTLFREDMTALRMLPPRHYVGAVEAIPGIVPLVERLRDSGAAYELEGDVYFSVEADPHFGGVANLDAAAMRLLSAERGGDPDRPGKKNPLDPMLWMAAREGEPSWDGGSLGQGRPGWHIECVAIALDHLGMGFDVQGGGSDLAFPHHEMGASHAQALTGEFPMAKAYVHAGMVALDGEKMSKSKGNLVFVSTLRREGVDPAAIRLALLSHHYRADWEWTDQVLRDAVARLERWRAAVSRPDGPPAEALVDEIREALANDLDAPSALAAVDRWAALQEERGGTDEGAPGVVSRAVDALMGVAL comes from the coding sequence ATGCATGCCTGGCCCGCTTCCGAGGTCCCCGCCCTGCCCGGCAAGGGCCGCGACCTCAGGATCCACGACACCGCGACCGGTGGTCCTGTGACCCTCGACCCCGGTCCCGTCGCCCGTATCTATGTCTGCGGCATCACTCCGTACGACGCGACCCACATCGGTCACGCGGCGACCTACAACGCGTTCGACCTCGTACAGCGCGTGTGGCTCGACACCAAGCGGCAGGTTCACTACGTCCAGAACGTGACGGACGTCGACGACCCTCTGCTGGAGCGCGCCGCGCGGGACAACGTCGACTGGGTCTCCCTCGCCGAGCAGGAGACGACCCTCTTCCGCGAGGACATGACCGCCCTGCGGATGCTGCCCCCGAGGCACTACGTCGGCGCGGTCGAGGCCATACCCGGGATCGTCCCGCTGGTCGAACGGCTGCGGGACTCCGGTGCCGCCTACGAACTGGAAGGTGACGTCTACTTCTCCGTGGAGGCCGATCCGCACTTCGGCGGGGTGGCCAACCTCGACGCGGCGGCCATGCGGCTGCTGTCCGCCGAGCGCGGCGGCGACCCGGACCGTCCGGGCAAGAAGAACCCGCTCGACCCGATGCTGTGGATGGCGGCCCGCGAGGGCGAGCCCAGCTGGGACGGCGGTTCGCTCGGGCAGGGACGGCCCGGCTGGCACATCGAGTGCGTCGCGATCGCGCTCGACCACCTGGGAATGGGCTTCGACGTCCAGGGCGGCGGCTCCGACCTCGCCTTCCCGCACCACGAGATGGGCGCCTCCCACGCACAGGCACTGACCGGCGAGTTCCCCATGGCCAAGGCGTACGTGCACGCCGGCATGGTCGCGCTCGACGGCGAGAAGATGTCCAAGTCCAAGGGCAACCTCGTCTTCGTGTCCACGCTCCGCCGCGAGGGCGTCGACCCGGCGGCCATCCGGCTCGCCCTGCTCTCGCACCACTACCGGGCCGACTGGGAGTGGACCGACCAGGTGCTGCGGGACGCCGTCGCGCGCCTGGAGCGCTGGCGGGCCGCCGTGTCGCGGCCCGACGGACCGCCGGCCGAGGCGCTCGTCGACGAGATCCGCGAGGCCCTCGCGAACGACCTGGACGCGCCCTCGGCCCTCGCGGCCGTCGACCGCTGGGCCGCCCTCCAGGAGGAGCGCGGCGGTACGGACGAGGGCGCCCCCGGCGTCGTCTCCCGCGCCGTGGACGCCCTGATGGGTGTGGCCCTCTAG
- a CDS encoding FadR/GntR family transcriptional regulator encodes MAVTDEAIEKIKGMIVSGALRPGDRLPKETELAADLGLSRNSLREAVRALSLIRILDVRQGDGTYVTSLDPQLLLEALSFVVDFHRDDTVLEFLAVRRILEPAATAMAAQRISEQQLDALTAQLDALGSGPSVEELVACDLEFHRGIVQSSGNSVLCSLLDGLSGPTTRARIWRGLTQEDAVSRTLHEHRAILGALRDRDAEAARSWATVHIASVEQWLRSTL; translated from the coding sequence GTGGCAGTCACCGACGAGGCGATCGAGAAGATCAAGGGAATGATCGTCTCCGGTGCGCTGCGCCCCGGCGACCGGCTGCCGAAGGAGACCGAGCTCGCCGCCGATCTGGGGCTGTCCCGCAACTCCCTGCGCGAGGCGGTGCGCGCCCTCTCCCTGATCCGCATCCTGGACGTGCGGCAGGGCGACGGCACGTACGTCACAAGCCTCGATCCGCAGCTCCTGCTGGAGGCGCTGAGTTTCGTCGTGGACTTCCACCGCGACGACACGGTCCTGGAGTTCCTCGCGGTACGCCGCATCCTGGAGCCGGCCGCGACGGCGATGGCGGCGCAGCGGATCAGCGAGCAGCAGTTGGACGCGCTGACCGCGCAGTTGGACGCTCTGGGTTCCGGGCCCTCGGTGGAGGAACTGGTGGCCTGCGACCTGGAGTTCCACCGGGGCATCGTGCAGAGCTCGGGCAACTCCGTGCTCTGCTCCCTCCTCGACGGTCTCTCGGGACCCACCACCCGGGCCCGGATCTGGCGGGGCCTGACCCAGGAGGACGCGGTCAGCCGCACCCTGCACGAACACCGCGCGATCCTCGGCGCCCTGCGCGACCGGGACGCGGAGGCGGCCCGCTCGTGGGCGACCGTGCACATCGCGAGCGTGGAGCAGTGGCTGCGCTCGACGCTGTGA